Within the Oncorhynchus clarkii lewisi isolate Uvic-CL-2024 chromosome 2, UVic_Ocla_1.0, whole genome shotgun sequence genome, the region acagctggtgcttaaagctagtgagggagataagtgtttccagtttcagagatgtttgtagttcgttccagtcattggcagcagagaactggaaggagaggcgatcaaaggaagaattggtttggggtgaccagagagatatacctgctggagcacatgctacaggtgggtgctgctaaggtgaccagcgagctgagataaggggggactttacctagcagggtcttgtagatgacctggagccagtgggttaggCGACGAGtataaagcgagggccagccaacgagagtgtacaggtcgcagtggtgggtagtatatggggctttggtgacaaaacagatggccctgtgatagactgcatccaatttattgagtagggtattggaggctattttgtaaatgacatcgccgaagtcgaggatcggtaggatggtcagttttacgagggtatgtttggcagcatgagtgaaggatgctttgttacgaagtaggaagccaattctagatttaactttggattggagatgtttgatttgAGTCTGgcaggagagtttacagtctaaccagacacctaggtatttgtagttgtccacatattctaattcagaaccgtccagagtagtgatgctggacggacgggcaggtgcaggcagcgatcggttgaagagcatgcatttagttttacttgtatttaagagcagttggaggccacggaaaaagagttgtatggcattgaagctcgtctggagggttgttaacacattgtccaaagaagggccagaagtatacagaatggtgttgtctgcgtagcggtggatcagagactcaccagcagcaagagcaacatcattgatgtatacagagaagatgtcggcccaagaattgaaccctgtggcacccccatagagactgccagaggcccggacaacaggccctccgatttgacacactgaactctatcagagaagtagttggtgaaccaggcgaggcaatcatttgagaaaccaaggtgtggtgattgacagagtcgaaagccctgGCCAGGCCAATGAATACgcctgcacagtattgtttcttatcgatggcgattaagatatcgtttaggaccttgagcgtggctgaccGGGgtagttgaccggggtaggggtagccaggtggaaagcatggccagccgtagaaaaatgcttattgaagttctcaattatagtggatttatcggtggtgacagagtttcctatcctcagtgcagtgggcagctgggaggaggtgttcttattctccatggactttacagtgtcccagaacttttttgagtttgtgttgcaggaagcaaatttctgcaggaaaaagctagccttggcttacCACGGGgttgttcgatgctaatgcagaacgccataggatgtccagagcacagctgggggcagagggtggtctatagtaggcggcaacggtgagaggcTTGTTTTTAGGGagttggatttttaaaagtagaagttcaaattgtttgggtacagacctggataggaggacagaactctgcaggctatctctgcagtagattgcaacagccggccccctttggccgttctatttTGTCTGAagatgttgtagttagggatggagatttcagagtttttggtggtcttcctaaagcCAGGTCgaacatggctaggacatccgggttggcagagtgtgctaaagcagtgaataaaacaaacttagggaggaggcttgtaatgttaacatgcatgaaaccaaggctattacggttacagaagtcatcaaaagagagcgtctggggaataggagtggagctaggcactgcagggcctggattcacctctacatcaccagaggaacagaggaggagtaggataagggtacggctaaaaactatgagaattggtcgtctaggacatccggaacagagagtaaaacgaggtttctgggggcaataaaatagcttcaaggtaaaATGTAccgacaaaggtatggtaggatgtgaatacagtggatgtaaacctaggcattgcgtgatgatgagagagatagtgTCTCTAGaaatcattgaaaccaggtgatgtcatcgcatgtgtgggtggtggaactgagaggttggataaggtataatgagcagggctagaggatctacagtgaaataagccaataaacactaaccagaacagcaatggacaaggcatattgacattgatgagaggcatgcttagccgagtgatcataagggtccagtgagtagtaaggttggttggggtcacggcgattcagacagctagccgggccatcggtagcaagctgtCAGAGGATGGAGGcctgtttttagccaccttgtgcgtttccgtcggtagattagtggggttccgtgtggtagaggggccCAAtacaattggcaaaatagatatagttatagtgacccaagaaaattgtccgatagacctattcagatagcagccgataagacagctaacgattagcgggcccTCAGATGGAcattcaggtaacgtcgcgacggagaggccagttggataactcccttgGGCAGATAACGTCgctagtccagtcgtgaaggccaGGTGGGGCCACGCGTCGGTCCgaataggtgattgtagcccaggagtggctgatggaactctttagctggctagctccggaataattgatgtttgctccgggaccGACGTAGGCAAtagtcactcggatagcagctagctagctgcaagatccaggtgtaaatgtccagagcttgcggtagaaatctggggatatggagagaaaataggtctggtatgctctggtctgagtcgcgttgtacaaaactggctttttgagctaaaggatagctgatgaccaccaaccatggttagctgaatactaacgttagccagtaaactgatgctagcttctggctagcttctattgtggatttcagatttggGGTGAatactactttttttttttacttggtgaggtgggttgcaggagagtgttttgaagttgagatttttagagaaaaaatatatataaagatatgcgaagaaaatatataaatatatatatacacgggacacgacaagacgagaaCAAAGAGGACTTCACTCCCAGGACCCTGAGTTTCTCCTGATCCACCTATACTGACCAGAAAAATCTCCAAGCATTCGTTGTTAAAGAACACACATCACAAAGTATCACAACGCATCACATTGtcatgaaaaacaaacaaaaaaacagacacCCGTccctcagtggaggctgctgaggggagaacggctcataataataatggctggaacaagCTTATGAAATGGCATCAGACATGTGggaaccaacctcctgtgctgtccctacctccctcatCTCTACTCCTCCTGTGGTCCGGCTGCAATTCCCCTCCTGGTCAGCGGGGTGTAGCGATGAGCTGGTAGTGACGCGGCACGTTAGTGAAACTGCTAAACTCTGGGCTGAGGTCAATGCTGTCAGGTCCTCcagggcaggagaaggagaaatgtTGCAGCAGAGACACCAGGAACAGAAAGATCTCCATACGAGCCAGAGACTCTCCCACACAGGCACGCTTACCTGCAGAGAAAGCCAAGAAGGCGGGGTTCTTCTGAAAGTTTCCGTTCTGATCAAGGAAGTGATTGGGATTGAAGGTTGTGGGCGTGGCCCAGTGGTCCTGGTCTCTCAGAACAGAGTGCAGCATCGGAAGGATCACGGTGCCCTGAGGGATAGTGTACCCTCTGAATGAGATATTCTTGGTGGCATAGTGCGGGAGGTTCAATGGGGCGATGTCCAGGAAGCGCTGCACCTCGTGGATGACGGCTTCTGTGAAGGGGAGGGACTTCCTGTCCTCCATCTGAGGGACGCGCTGTCGGCCAATCACTGTGTCGATCTCCTGCTGAACGTGCTCCTGAATGTCGGGGTATTTGAGGAGCAGCATGAAGGCGTATCTGAGAGTGGTGCTGGTGGTCTCTGTTCCTGCAAGGAAGAGGTCCAACACTGTGGACACCAGGTTCTCGTAATGGAACTCAGAGGAGGACACATCCTTCTCCTGGTTGAGTCTGGTGAGGAAGCAGTCTGTGAAGTCTCTAGGGTTGCCTGGGTCAATGGTCTCCTGGTGCTCGTGGATCTTTTTCATCACAAAACCTCTCAACTCGTCCATCTGGCCGAACACGACTTGCTGCCGACCAGGCAGGTGTTCCATCAGCCAGGGGAAGATGTTGTACAGCTGTCCACAGGGGCTGCTTCCAAAGCGCAGTACAGCTGAGATGATGTTGAGCAAGTGCAAGAAGTTGTCATCGTCATAGCCGAAGCGCTGGCCGAACACCAGGGAGCAGATGACGTTGGACGCGGTGCGACTCAGGAATGGATGAGGATCGAAGGGCACGGCTTTAGTGGCGTCCAGACTGTCTATGAGGTGTTGGCTCTCCTCCTGTACCCACTCCTCCATCCTCTTACGGCCCATCCCAAAGTCTCTCAGTGTGGTCAGGGTGAAACGACGCAGCTGGCGCCAACGCTCCCCATTACTGATGGCCAggccgtatcccctggtaacaagGACCAGGAAGGGGACAGGAGCTCGTCCTGTGAAATCCTCAGCCTGGTCCACCAGAGCCTCCTTGACTGCCCCGTACCCCACCAGCACCACGGCTCGCTGGGGCCCAAGATACACTGTCATCACTGGCCCATACACACCACTCCACTTGGTGAGGGTCTTGAAGGGGGCCTGTTTGTCAATCTGAAGCAGGTTGCCTAGAAGCGGCAGGGCGCAGGGTCCTGGGGGTAGATGGacatgtctctgtctcctcagccTGAACAACCACAGTAGAAGCAACAACACCAGGCCTCCCAACACCACGCTCCTACACATCTCCATTGTTCCAGCctgcaaaacaaacaacaacgtCTCTTGTTAATGTTCTTCTTCTTATGTAGTACTATATTGCATCACTCCAATATTGTATCCTTCTGCGCGGCAGGATGCATTCAGAGTAAGAATTTTCTGATTAGTCCTCTGTACCGGGTTATGTTGCGGCTGACCCCCCCTTAAATAGCTGCAGCGGCACTACTTtcacctcttctctttctctgcgcATTCCTGAGACGATTTTCTAGGTAAGAGCTGTATCTTAGTGTATAGGGCAGACGTATACCCACAGCTATTCAATAGCTTGGAGCAGCTAGCTAGCCTCTCCATCTGGGTGCTCTGTTGTCCCCCTCCAACCCCCATCCTCTTTTCCCTTAGGAACTCACATACAGCTCTATTACACTGCCGGTGTTACACAGAGAGAAACTACCATGTCCAGTATGGTGTTTCGCTGTGAGAAAGGCAAGGTGTCTCTGTCCACAGGCAGCGGCCTGCGTCTCAGAAGGCGGAGCCCAACAGTCAATctgaaacacacactgccaatgcTGCCGTCCCATACATAGAGACATTAAACACTGGACACCTCCTTTTATACTGTTTTCACACTGTGTGGGGCTGGGGCAATGGACACTTAATTTCACAGACGCAGCCAATGCAAAAGGTTTTATCGGCTTTCGTTTGCTAGGGTGAGAGCGTTCTGGGCCAGGGCCTACCTGAACAGACTCTCATGTTGTTACTGCAGCATTTCGGCTGGCCGGCAGGCCTTTGCCTTTTGCTGTGGTGGTGCATTCTTTTGGAGGAGTTACTACCTCGTGGGCCCTGCTCAGACTTCCCCTCTTGGACATTTGCGCCTCGGCCAGTTGGGTGCTGTCTAGCACATGTTGACCCCATCTATGTGGTCAGGAGGGCTGTTCATGGTGTTGTATCTGCTTCCCTGGGAAGGGGCGGAGGGACACAGCAACCATGACTGCTCTGAGCTCAGTCCGGACTGGACTTTGCTCTTTGTCTGGCCAAAGACTAGTTCACTGATAAATCTGGTAATGTGATAccatattggagtgatccaatatagtGCTAC harbors:
- the LOC139376272 gene encoding cytochrome P450 2F3-like isoform X2, with the protein product MEMCRSVVLGGLVLLLLLWLFRLRRQRHVHLPPGPCALPLLGNLLQIDKQAPFKTLTKWSGVYGPVMTVYLGPQRAVVLVGYGAVKEALVDQAEDFTGRAPVPFLVLVTRGYGLAISNGERWRQLRRFTLTTLRDFGMGRKRMEEWVQEESQHLIDSLDATKAVPFDPHPFLSRTASNVICSLVFGQRFGYDDDNFLHLLNIISAVLRFGSSPCGQLYNIFPWLMEHLPGRQQVVFGQMDELRGFVMKKIHEHQETIDPGNPRDFTDCFLTRLNQEKDVSSSEFHYENLVSTVLDLFLAGTETTSTTLRYAFMLLLKYPDIQEHVQQEIDTVIGRQRVPQMEDRKSLPFTEAVIHEVQRFLDIAPLNLPHYATKNISFRGYTIPQGTVILPMLHSVLRDQDHWATPTTFNPNHFLDQNGNFQKNPAFLAFSAGKRACVGESLARMEIFLFLVSLLQHFSFSCPGGPDSIDLSPEFSSFTNVPRHYQLIATPR
- the LOC139376272 gene encoding cytochrome P450 2F3-like isoform X1; amino-acid sequence: MVSFRAAGYIPSKDFQAGTMEMCRSVVLGGLVLLLLLWLFRLRRQRHVHLPPGPCALPLLGNLLQIDKQAPFKTLTKWSGVYGPVMTVYLGPQRAVVLVGYGAVKEALVDQAEDFTGRAPVPFLVLVTRGYGLAISNGERWRQLRRFTLTTLRDFGMGRKRMEEWVQEESQHLIDSLDATKAVPFDPHPFLSRTASNVICSLVFGQRFGYDDDNFLHLLNIISAVLRFGSSPCGQLYNIFPWLMEHLPGRQQVVFGQMDELRGFVMKKIHEHQETIDPGNPRDFTDCFLTRLNQEKDVSSSEFHYENLVSTVLDLFLAGTETTSTTLRYAFMLLLKYPDIQEHVQQEIDTVIGRQRVPQMEDRKSLPFTEAVIHEVQRFLDIAPLNLPHYATKNISFRGYTIPQGTVILPMLHSVLRDQDHWATPTTFNPNHFLDQNGNFQKNPAFLAFSAGKRACVGESLARMEIFLFLVSLLQHFSFSCPGGPDSIDLSPEFSSFTNVPRHYQLIATPR